The sequence ATCTTTTGTGATAAATGAGAACACATGAATAAGCACCTAAAATCTATATATGAATGCGAGATGAATAAATTCATGCAACACATGAACAACCACATTAGTTGAATGTGTTTGTTCATGTATAATTCTCGCTACACCCATCCCAATAAACGTAAATATGAAATTACCTGCTCGCTCCGGATCAACAATCGGGAGAGACATTTGCACATACTTGTACCGGATGGTTGTCATCCTGATTTGAACATCATTCATATTAGGCCTCTCCTCGGGCAAATCTGCCGTGCATTCTAATGCTAATCCGATAACCAATGTCAAGCAAGTTATGAAGGCGGCTCGAGCTCCGTCATCGCCCGTAACCAGTAGCTCATTGTCCACAATTTGCAACACTGAATCAGGGAATGATTCAGAGACCCATCCCCTCAAGGTTAACTCTCCTGAAAACATCTCATCTGTTGGCTTTCTTCTTGAAAGCATTTCCATCAGCAAAATCCCATAGCTATAAACATCCACTGCCGTCGAGATCAATCCTTGAGATCCATACTCTAGTTAAAAAGTTAGATGCAAGTGAACAAATTATGAACAAACATATGAGCTCAGTAGATTATTTGTGGATTGGAACAAGAGTTTTCTCAAGGATTTCTTACCTGGCGCGATGTATCCAACAGTACCCAAAGTTCTAGAATGTAGCATTCGCTCTCCAACGCTGAGGTGCTTGGCCAAGCCAAAGTCGGCTACATGTGCCACCATGTCTTCATCAAGAAGGATGTTTTTCGGGTTCAAGTCACAGTGGACAGTGGGGGCTCAAGAGAATTCATGTAAATACTCTATCGCGCTCGCCACTTCTGTCATTATTCTCAGTCTTGTAAATAAGCCT comes from Salvia miltiorrhiza cultivar Shanhuang (shh) chromosome 3, IMPLAD_Smil_shh, whole genome shotgun sequence and encodes:
- the LOC131017854 gene encoding probable LRR receptor-like serine/threonine-protein kinase At3g47570 translates to MVAHVADFGLAKHLSVGERMLHSRTLGTVGYIAPEYGSQGLISTAVDVYSYGILLMEMLSRRKPTDEMFSGELTLRGWVSESFPDSVLQIVDNELLVTGDDGARAAFITCLTLVIGLALECTADLPEERPNMNDVQIRMTTIRYKYVQMSLPIVDPERAGNFIFTFIGMGVARIIHEQTHSTNVVVHVLHEFIHLAFIYRF